The segment CTCGCGCCGGACCAGCACCAGCGCGGCATCTACAGCGAGTCGATCGCGCCGAACCTCAGCGCGGGCAAGACCCTCGCCTTCGCGCACGGGTTCAACATCCGCTTCGGCTACATCGACGCGCCCGAGGGCGTGGACGTCATCCTCATCGCCCCGAAGGCTCCCGGCCACACCGTGCGCCGCGAGTTCGTCGCCGGGCGCGGCATCCCCGACATCATCGCCGTCGAGCGCGACGCGTCGGGTGAGGCGTGGAGCGTCGCTCTCTCGTACGCGAAGGCGATCGGCGGCACCCGTGCCGGCGTCATCAAGACGACCTTCACCGAAGAGACCGAGACCGATCTGTTCGGCGAGCAGGCCGTGCTGTGCGGCGGCATGAGCCACCTCGTGCAGGCCGGCTTCGAGACGCTCGTCGAGGCGGGCTACCAGCCGCAGATCGCCTACTTCGAGGTGCTGCACGAGCTCAAGCTCATCGTCGACCTCATGTGGGAGGGCGGCATCGCCAAGCAGCGCTGGTCGATCTCCGACACGGCCGAGTTCGGCGACTACGTCTCGGGCCCGCGCATCGTCGACGAGGGCGTGAAGCAGCGGATGAAGGACGTGCTGGGCGACATCCAGTCCGGTGCCTTCGCCACGCGCTTCATCGGCGATCAGGACAACGGGGCGAAGGAGTTCCTGGAGCTGCGCGAGAAGGAGCAGGGCCACCCGATCGAGGCCACCGGCAAGGAGCTGCGCTCGCTGTTCGCCTGGAAGCAGACCGACGAGGACTACGTCGAGGGTTCCGCCGCGCGCTGACCCCGCTGCAGACGAAGAATGGGCGCTCCCCCCGGGGGAGCGCCCATTCTTCGTCTGTGCCGCAGATCAGGTGGCGGGGACGGCGTCCTCGACCTTGATCGGGGCGTCCGCGGGGTCGGCCCACTCCGGTGCAGGCAGGCGCGTGTCGGTGTTGCCGGCCTGGATGTCACGGAGCGCATCCTCGATCTCGCTGGCGTTCGCCGGAATGGCAAGACCGCAGGCGCGCATCTCGGAGGCGAACTTCAGCGTGAGCCGGGACTTGCCCGCCTCGATCGCCTCGGCCGTGGTGCCCACGCGCTTGTCGCTGCCGGTCTGGATGTCCGACACCTCTTCGCACACGTGGTACACCGAGCCGCCGTCGACCCACACGACCTGATCCTCGCCGAGCAGCTGGATGACGGTGGACTGATCGGCCGTGTACTGCTCGACCGACGCGGGGTTGTAGTCGATTCCCAGGGCGACGGCTGCGGCGGCGAGGACGATGCCGATGATGCCCGCCGTGGTCTTCTGCCCCTTGTCCATGTCCTTGTTCAGGAAGATGAGGATCACGAGCGGGAGGAACGCGATGATCGCGATGATCGCGCCCAGTTGGTTCTGCACGAAGAAGCGCACCGTCTCGGACCTCCTGGCGGGGTCGAGCCGGTTGGCCTTCTTCCACAGCA is part of the Microbacterium pseudoresistens genome and harbors:
- the ilvC gene encoding ketol-acid reductoisomerase is translated as MSTEIFYDDDADLSIIQNKKVAIVGYGSQGHAHAMNLRDSGVEVAIALKDGSKSAAKAEEAGFPVKTVAEATQWADLIMILAPDQHQRGIYSESIAPNLSAGKTLAFAHGFNIRFGYIDAPEGVDVILIAPKAPGHTVRREFVAGRGIPDIIAVERDASGEAWSVALSYAKAIGGTRAGVIKTTFTEETETDLFGEQAVLCGGMSHLVQAGFETLVEAGYQPQIAYFEVLHELKLIVDLMWEGGIAKQRWSISDTAEFGDYVSGPRIVDEGVKQRMKDVLGDIQSGAFATRFIGDQDNGAKEFLELREKEQGHPIEATGKELRSLFAWKQTDEDYVEGSAAR